The following proteins come from a genomic window of Sorex araneus isolate mSorAra2 chromosome 1, mSorAra2.pri, whole genome shotgun sequence:
- the TM2D2 gene encoding TM2 domain-containing protein 2 isoform X1 translates to MSPEEERDVRRKAVTPRQGHDANPSPAPPPRCCPLAALLLGNLLLLHCVSRSHSHNATAEPGAATPEGYPGAPSWDYGDPHSPVILCSYLPDEFIECEDPVDHVGNATASQELGYGCLKFGGQAYSDVEHTSVQCHALDGIECASPRTFLRENKPCIKYTGHYFITTLLYSFFLGCFGVDRFCLGHTGTAVGKLLTLGGLGIWWFVDLILLITGGLMPSDGSNWCTVY, encoded by the exons ATGAGCCCGGAGGAAGAGCGTGACGTCAGGAGGAAGGCCGTGACGCCCAGACAGGGCCATGACGCGaaccccagcccggccccgcctccgAGGTGCTGTCCTCTG GCGGCCTTGCTGCTGGGGAACCTACTGCTGCTGCACTGTGTCTCGAGGAGCCATTCGCACAACGCCACTGCGGAGCCGGGCGCCGCGACCCCCGAGGGCTACCCCGGCGCCCCGAGCTGGGACTACGGAGACCCCCACTCGCCGGTCATCCTGTGCTCCTACCT ACCTGATGAATTTATTGAATGTGAAGACCCCGTAGATCATGTTGGAAATGCAACCGCATCCCAGGAACTTGGTTATGGCTGCCTCAAG TTCGGTGGTCAGGCCTACAGTGATGTAGAACACACTTCTGTTCAGTGCCATGCTTTAGATGGAATTGAGTGTGCCAGTCCTAGAACCTTCCTCCGAGAGAATAAACCCTGTATAAA ATATACTGGGCACTACTTCATAACCACCTTGCTCTACTCTTTCTTCCTGGGATGTTTCGGCGTGGATCGTTTCTGTCTGGGACACACTGGCACAGCAGTAGGGAAACTGTTGACACTTGGAGGACTTGGCATATGGTGGTTTGTTGACCTAATTTTGCTTATTACTGGAGGGCTGATGCCGAGTGATGGCAGCAATTGGTGTACTGTTTACTGA
- the TM2D2 gene encoding TM2 domain-containing protein 2 isoform X2: MVLGGCPVSYLLLCGQAALLLGNLLLLHCVSRSHSHNATAEPGAATPEGYPGAPSWDYGDPHSPVILCSYLPDEFIECEDPVDHVGNATASQELGYGCLKFGGQAYSDVEHTSVQCHALDGIECASPRTFLRENKPCIKYTGHYFITTLLYSFFLGCFGVDRFCLGHTGTAVGKLLTLGGLGIWWFVDLILLITGGLMPSDGSNWCTVY, translated from the exons ATGGTGTTGGGGGGCTGCCCCGTGAGTTATTTACTGCTGTGCGGGCAGGCGGCCTTGCTGCTGGGGAACCTACTGCTGCTGCACTGTGTCTCGAGGAGCCATTCGCACAACGCCACTGCGGAGCCGGGCGCCGCGACCCCCGAGGGCTACCCCGGCGCCCCGAGCTGGGACTACGGAGACCCCCACTCGCCGGTCATCCTGTGCTCCTACCT ACCTGATGAATTTATTGAATGTGAAGACCCCGTAGATCATGTTGGAAATGCAACCGCATCCCAGGAACTTGGTTATGGCTGCCTCAAG TTCGGTGGTCAGGCCTACAGTGATGTAGAACACACTTCTGTTCAGTGCCATGCTTTAGATGGAATTGAGTGTGCCAGTCCTAGAACCTTCCTCCGAGAGAATAAACCCTGTATAAA ATATACTGGGCACTACTTCATAACCACCTTGCTCTACTCTTTCTTCCTGGGATGTTTCGGCGTGGATCGTTTCTGTCTGGGACACACTGGCACAGCAGTAGGGAAACTGTTGACACTTGGAGGACTTGGCATATGGTGGTTTGTTGACCTAATTTTGCTTATTACTGGAGGGCTGATGCCGAGTGATGGCAGCAATTGGTGTACTGTTTACTGA
- the HTRA4 gene encoding serine protease HTRA4: MTGLLQGPPGLLHVLLLWLLPWAPRAEPARSRAPPPCPAVCEPTRCPPLPTCSAGAAPVLDGCGCCRVCPAAEGEACGGARGRPCGPGLQCGADGAQGPATCGCPATGASVCGSDGRTYRSLCALRAENRAARLRGAPPAVPVQRGRCAQPGTRSAGRLRSKFNFIAAVVEKVAPSVVHLQLFRRSPLSGKNIPVSSGSGFIISEDGLIVTNAHVLTNRQRIQVELQSGAQYEATVKDIDHKLDLALIKIEPKTELPVLLLGSSSDLRAGEFVVALGSPFSLQNTVTAGIVSTTQRGGKELGLKDSDMDYIQTDAIINHGNSGGPLVNLDGDVIGINTLKVTAGISFAIPSDRIRQFLAEYHERQIKGKAFSQRKYLGLRMLPLTMNLLQDMKRQDPNFPDVSSGVFVYEVIQGTAAESSGLRDHDVIVSINGQPVTTTTDVTEAVKNNDFLSIVVRRGSQTLILTVAPEIID; encoded by the exons ATGACCGGGCTGCTGCAGGGGCCGCCGGGGCTCCTCCACGTCCTGCTCCTGTGGCTGCTACCCTGGGCGCCCCGGGCCGAGCCCGCGCGGTCCCGAGCGCCGCCGCCCTGCCCCGCCGTGTGCGAGCCCACGCGCTGCCCGCCTCTGCCCACCTGCTCGGCAGGGGCGGCGCCGGTGCTGGACGGCTGCGGCTGCTGCCGCGTGTGCCCGGCGGCCGAGGGCGAGGCgtgcggcggggcgcggggccggccgtGCGGTCCGGGGCTGCAGTGCGGTGCGGACGGCGCCCAGGGACCCGCCACCTGCGGCTGCCCCGCGACGGGCGCGTCGGTGTGCGGCAGCGACGGGCGCACCTACCGCAGCTTGTGCGCGCTGCGGGCCGAGAACCGCGCCGCGCGCCTCCGGGGAGCGCCGCCTGCCGTGCCCGTGCAGAGGGGCCGCTGTGCCCAGCCCG GCACCCGGAGCGCTGGCCGGCTGCGCAGCAAGTTCAATTTCATCGCCGCGGTGGTGGAGAAGGTGGCGCCGTCTGTGGTTCACCTGCAGCTGTTCCGCAG GTCACCACTCAGTGGCAAGAACATTCCTGTGTCCAGTGGCTCCGGATTCATAATATCTGAGGATGGGCTCATTGTCACCAACGCACACGTCCTCACCAACCGACAGCGCATCCAGGTGGAGCTTCAGAGCGGTGCCCAGTATGAAGCCACAGTCAAGGATATTGACCATAAATTGGACCTTGCGCTGATCAAGATTGAGCCAAAA ACTGAACTTCCTGTACTGCTGCTAGGGAGCTCGTCTGACCTTCGGGCTGGAGAATTTGTGGTGGCCTTGGGCAGCCCGTTTTCTCTGCAGAACACAGTGACTGCAGGAATTGTCAGCACTACACAGCGTGGAGGCAAAGAGCTGGGGCTGAAGGATTCGGACATGGACTATATCCAGACTGATGCCATCATTAAT CACGGGAATTCTGGGGGGCCTCTGGTGAACCTG GATGGTGATGTGATTGGCATAAACACACTGAAGGTGACTGCAGGAATCTCCTTTGCAATTCCTTCTGATAGAATTAGGCAGTTCCTGGCAGAATACCATGAGCGCCAGATAAAAG GAAAGGCTTTTTCACAGAGAAAATATCTGGGTCTGCGGATGCTGCCTCTGACTATGAA CCTTCTTCAAGACATGAAAAGGCAAGATCCAAATTTCCCTGATGTGAGTTCTGGGGTTTTTGTATATGAAGTAATTCAAGGAACAGCTGCTGAAAG ctCTGGGTTGAGAGACCATGATGTAATAGTCAGCATAAACGGGCAGCCTGTCACCACTACAACCGACGTTACAGAAGCTGTTAAGAACAACGATTTCCTTTCCATTGTGGTTCGTCGGGGAAGTCAAACTTTGATCCTGACAGTTGCACCTGAGATAATTGATTAA